The proteins below are encoded in one region of Halocatena salina:
- a CDS encoding bifunctional metallophosphatase/5'-nucleotidase has product MTLRVVHYADIEATYDDPERIARLGDAIASLRDETTLLLGAGDNVAPGALALRTEGQQALAFFDTIEPDVDTLGNHDFDYGQETLLSVVRQSPQTWLCANVMADEERFGHETGIIPWTVIERAGHRVGLFGLAHPKTAEKSPGARSLSVTDPISAAVDAVERLREQSVDHVVCLSHLGESEDHGLGEVDDLAVAVDIDVICDGHTHDQPRIDRVDGTLVVRTSGEGMDIAELRYDEGWTATHHAVAEFPPKPDIERTFRELRTTAGVDETVATVDEPIDRSLSDRFHGESRLGNFVTDAYRWATGATIGLQHSAGMRGGPALSGDVTVADLISIVPFDMEVVTTTITGTTLRDVLTSGGEIVYPAQPAFWHIHLSGGSVTFDYETRELAAATVDSEPIDSSAFYCVAAPENLVRSFNIEAETESVGLQYELLAEYARAQGIRPTREDRITRHGLETVHLPAE; this is encoded by the coding sequence ATGACGCTTCGTGTGGTTCATTACGCTGACATCGAGGCGACGTACGACGATCCAGAGCGGATCGCCCGTTTGGGGGATGCGATCGCCTCGCTTCGGGACGAGACCACCCTTCTCCTCGGTGCTGGCGACAACGTCGCACCCGGTGCGCTCGCGCTCCGTACCGAGGGCCAGCAGGCACTCGCGTTTTTCGACACGATCGAGCCGGACGTCGATACGCTGGGCAATCACGATTTTGACTACGGACAGGAGACGCTGTTGTCGGTAGTTCGCCAGTCGCCACAGACATGGCTGTGTGCGAACGTGATGGCTGACGAGGAACGGTTCGGCCACGAGACTGGGATCATTCCGTGGACGGTGATCGAACGGGCTGGCCACCGCGTTGGGTTGTTCGGGCTTGCCCATCCCAAGACGGCGGAGAAATCACCTGGAGCGCGATCGTTGTCGGTAACGGATCCGATCAGTGCCGCCGTCGACGCGGTTGAGCGGCTACGGGAGCAGTCCGTCGATCACGTCGTTTGTCTCTCCCATCTCGGTGAGTCAGAGGATCACGGTTTAGGAGAAGTGGACGATCTTGCAGTGGCAGTCGACATCGACGTGATCTGTGACGGCCACACACACGATCAGCCCCGAATCGATCGCGTTGACGGCACGTTGGTGGTGCGAACGTCTGGCGAGGGGATGGATATCGCCGAACTGCGGTACGATGAAGGATGGACGGCCACCCACCACGCTGTCGCGGAGTTCCCGCCAAAGCCGGATATCGAACGGACCTTTCGAGAGCTGCGAACCACAGCCGGGGTGGACGAGACCGTTGCCACGGTCGACGAACCGATCGATCGATCGCTGTCGGACCGGTTTCACGGCGAATCTCGGCTCGGAAACTTCGTGACCGACGCCTACCGGTGGGCCACCGGCGCGACGATCGGTCTCCAGCACAGCGCAGGAATGCGAGGCGGCCCGGCCCTGTCCGGCGACGTGACGGTTGCGGATCTCATCAGCATCGTCCCGTTCGACATGGAGGTTGTGACAACGACTATCACGGGAACGACACTTCGTGACGTGCTCACCTCCGGTGGAGAGATCGTGTATCCCGCACAGCCCGCGTTCTGGCATATCCACCTGAGTGGTGGGTCGGTGACGTTCGATTATGAAACACGGGAGCTAGCCGCGGCCACCGTGGATAGTGAGCCGATCGATTCGTCGGCGTTCTACTGCGTTGCCGCACCCGAAAACCTCGTGCGCTCGTTCAACATCGAAGCGGAGACCGAATCGGTCGGGCTACAGTACGAACTGCTCGCTGAATACGCCCGAGCACAGGGGATTAGGCCGACGCGCGAGGACCGCATCACGCGCCACGGTCTCGAAACAGTGCACCTCCCGGCGGAATAA
- a CDS encoding DUF7536 family protein encodes MDDSIDESVTADRSGTAAFFDALRVARNGKIGVAVGVVFGVLMYVVRVFELRGPAPDGVGGPLLFLALAFVLAFGTAVLVTIILTVISAYQAVRRVE; translated from the coding sequence GTGGACGACAGTATCGACGAGTCCGTGACAGCCGACCGTTCGGGAACGGCGGCGTTTTTCGATGCGCTTCGCGTCGCCCGAAACGGCAAGATCGGTGTAGCGGTGGGTGTCGTGTTCGGCGTGCTGATGTACGTCGTCCGGGTGTTCGAACTGCGCGGCCCAGCTCCGGACGGCGTCGGTGGACCGCTCCTCTTTCTCGCGCTGGCGTTCGTCCTCGCCTTTGGCACCGCTGTACTCGTCACGATCATACTCACAGTGATCTCGGCGTATCAGGCCGTCCGGCGGGTGGAGTGA
- a CDS encoding succinylglutamate desuccinylase/aspartoacylase family protein: protein MTTLGTATACPNEIATGRLSVGEARDGSDIGLPVAVINGADDGKTLYIQAVSDGDELNGLGVIQRLVPQLDPSEVSGRILVVGIVNYHGFHVAEHRNPIDDTKLNRAYPGDPNGMSTERIAHATFDTVTRADLALDLHQGSTSRMIDETRVRCGSRHRLHTECLELAKVFDCGYILDQKGPDGQLARTAPNEGVPTIDPELGGSVGWDHSSIERGLRGVYRVLKYYGFLDGSIDINPQTRANGFEQYGSPKGGLVTFYPGLGDRVESGDPLFDVTDPFGRVKSTVTADSTGVFWRTRRLPQVATGEYVCSLGTNLDEY from the coding sequence ATGACGACGCTCGGCACCGCAACCGCGTGTCCCAACGAAATCGCAACGGGACGGCTGTCTGTCGGAGAGGCCCGTGATGGCAGCGACATCGGCCTACCGGTTGCGGTGATCAACGGTGCGGATGACGGCAAAACCCTGTACATTCAGGCAGTGAGCGACGGCGACGAACTCAACGGTCTTGGGGTCATCCAACGGCTGGTGCCCCAACTCGATCCGAGCGAGGTTTCCGGACGGATCCTCGTCGTAGGGATCGTTAACTACCACGGCTTTCACGTCGCTGAACACCGCAACCCGATCGACGATACGAAACTGAACCGGGCGTATCCGGGCGATCCCAACGGGATGTCGACCGAGCGCATCGCCCATGCCACCTTCGACACCGTGACGCGGGCCGATCTCGCGCTCGATCTCCACCAAGGCTCGACCAGCCGCATGATCGATGAGACCCGCGTCAGGTGTGGATCGCGCCACCGGCTCCACACGGAGTGTCTCGAACTCGCCAAGGTGTTCGATTGTGGGTACATCCTGGATCAGAAAGGTCCTGACGGACAGCTCGCGCGGACAGCACCCAACGAAGGGGTGCCCACGATCGATCCCGAACTCGGTGGCTCTGTTGGATGGGATCACAGCAGTATCGAGCGCGGCCTTCGGGGCGTGTATCGGGTGCTCAAATACTACGGGTTTTTAGACGGCTCGATCGATATCAACCCCCAGACACGGGCAAACGGGTTCGAACAGTACGGCTCACCCAAGGGAGGGCTGGTGACGTTTTATCCCGGTCTCGGCGACCGTGTCGAGAGTGGTGATCCTCTCTTCGACGTGACCGATCCGTTCGGTCGAGTCAAATCCACCGTGACCGCCGATTCGACCGGCGTGTTCTGGCGCACGCGACGGCTCCCCCAAGTCGCAACCGGTGAGTACGTCTGTTCGCTCGGCACCAATCTCGATGAGTACTGA
- a CDS encoding CopG family transcriptional regulator, with the protein MSTKKVNFRLPEELITHADVASEVTHKNRTELLIEALREYIADIESDEDFRESVVELYLTDEIDFETLELIIGRQDAKAVQSSKRLLDRSDELADTLGEQ; encoded by the coding sequence ATGAGCACGAAGAAAGTGAACTTTCGGCTTCCGGAGGAGCTCATTACCCACGCCGATGTTGCGAGTGAAGTAACGCACAAGAACCGTACTGAGCTTCTCATTGAGGCGCTTCGGGAGTATATAGCGGACATCGAATCAGATGAAGATTTCCGCGAGTCGGTCGTGGAGTTGTATCTCACCGACGAGATTGATTTCGAGACGTTGGAACTGATCATTGGTCGTCAGGATGCGAAAGCAGTACAATCTTCGAAGCGGTTGCTCGATCGGAGTGACGAACTCGCGGACACACTCGGAGAACAGTGA
- a CDS encoding tRNA(Ile)(2)-agmatinylcytidine synthase — translation MTVIGIDDTDSRETGMCTTYVAHTVARRFREREHALDRSTPDERPLLVRLNPAIEHKTRGNAAVAVPTTLDPERAVSIVSEIVDRLAQVDDPNTNPGAVVAPDTTEWSGVDATDAVFAFATAALGERLTIADVERVLDVTGYRSAHWGNGRGRIGALAAVGAWIGRQRAVADDTHRTDRESADVFDDWTYECISYRHRERWGTPRDVGDESVYRAADEGYPTVWDTVDREERELVCVPHTPCPILHGIRGDDPDECEDVAAMIDSEPVATRETFVTNQGTDTHLHDAEHVDTVVDGRAYRVGGTVNSRPETKQGGHVFTTLKDDSGTIDCVAFAPTKRFRDRVRALRPGDRITACGEVAAGTLKLEKFAVRWLRETERITPTCPDCERRMESAGREQGYRCRDCGTNASEKVERKIKRDLEPGWYEVPPCARRHVAKPLIRGGFDAPIHPER, via the coding sequence GTGACGGTTATCGGGATCGATGATACGGATTCCCGCGAGACTGGGATGTGCACCACGTACGTCGCTCACACGGTCGCACGACGCTTTCGTGAACGCGAGCACGCGCTCGATCGCTCGACACCGGACGAGCGGCCCCTGCTCGTTCGATTGAATCCCGCCATCGAGCACAAAACACGAGGGAACGCCGCTGTCGCGGTACCCACAACCCTTGATCCGGAACGTGCGGTGTCGATCGTGAGTGAGATCGTCGATCGGCTGGCACAGGTCGACGATCCGAACACCAATCCAGGAGCGGTCGTCGCACCCGACACTACCGAGTGGAGCGGTGTCGACGCCACCGACGCTGTGTTCGCGTTCGCCACGGCAGCACTGGGCGAACGACTCACCATCGCCGATGTTGAGCGTGTTCTCGATGTCACCGGCTACCGATCGGCCCATTGGGGCAACGGTCGCGGGCGGATCGGCGCGCTCGCCGCCGTCGGTGCGTGGATCGGGCGACAACGAGCAGTAGCCGACGACACTCACCGCACGGATCGGGAGAGTGCAGACGTTTTCGACGACTGGACGTACGAGTGCATCTCCTATCGCCACCGAGAGCGCTGGGGTACCCCCCGTGACGTCGGGGACGAATCTGTGTATCGAGCGGCCGATGAGGGCTATCCAACGGTGTGGGACACGGTCGACCGCGAAGAACGGGAGCTAGTGTGTGTGCCACACACGCCGTGTCCGATTCTGCACGGCATCCGTGGAGACGATCCCGACGAGTGTGAGGACGTTGCCGCGATGATCGACAGCGAGCCAGTGGCAACGCGCGAAACGTTCGTGACGAACCAAGGCACCGACACGCACCTTCACGACGCCGAACACGTCGACACCGTCGTGGATGGCCGCGCGTACCGAGTGGGAGGAACGGTCAACAGCCGACCCGAAACGAAGCAGGGGGGGCACGTGTTTACGACCCTCAAAGACGACTCGGGAACGATCGACTGTGTAGCGTTCGCACCGACGAAGCGCTTCCGCGATCGCGTTCGCGCGCTCAGACCGGGCGATCGCATCACGGCCTGTGGAGAAGTGGCGGCGGGAACGCTCAAATTGGAGAAGTTCGCCGTCCGCTGGCTACGAGAAACCGAACGCATCACCCCGACCTGCCCGGACTGTGAACGACGGATGGAAAGTGCTGGGCGCGAGCAGGGCTATCGCTGTCGGGACTGTGGCACGAACGCTTCCGAAAAAGTCGAGCGGAAGATCAAGCGCGATCTCGAACCCGGCTGGTACGAAGTGCCCCCCTGTGCCCGCCGCCACGTCGCCAAACCGCTGATCCGCGGCGGGTTCGACGCGCCCATACACCCCGAGCGGTAG
- a CDS encoding transcriptional regulator, which produces MSRSALVGNVIAMLEDAGFLVSDRCAVRPKSFDVAARRGEEIILVKILGNIDSFDTPIGTEMRRLGMYLDATPIVIGLRTRDEQLDPGVVYFRHGVPVLSPDTAMDLFVEEVPPLIYAAPGGLYVNIDGSVLADARQDRDWSLGRLATELGVSRRTVSKYEDGMNASVEVAVQLEDLFEAPLTDPIDVFDPESIHDDDDPDDAEIGPDDEQLVTVLTRVGFDVHPTRRSPFKAVSEDDRERMKMLTGHSAFTRTAEKRAKIMSSVGHVTKTTSVYVVEDTNRESVEETALIQRDEIEAIDDSDSLRDLVRERAETE; this is translated from the coding sequence ATGTCTCGGTCTGCACTGGTCGGGAACGTGATAGCCATGCTTGAGGACGCGGGCTTTCTCGTGAGCGACCGGTGTGCTGTACGGCCAAAGAGTTTCGACGTCGCAGCCCGCCGGGGTGAGGAGATCATCCTGGTAAAAATCCTTGGAAATATCGATTCGTTCGATACTCCGATCGGGACGGAAATGCGTCGACTCGGGATGTATCTCGACGCGACACCGATCGTTATCGGCTTGCGAACCCGCGATGAGCAGCTCGATCCGGGCGTCGTTTACTTCCGGCACGGCGTTCCGGTGCTCAGCCCGGACACGGCGATGGATCTGTTCGTCGAGGAAGTCCCACCGCTCATTTACGCCGCTCCCGGTGGACTGTACGTGAACATCGACGGCAGTGTGCTGGCCGACGCTCGTCAAGATCGTGACTGGAGCCTCGGCCGACTCGCAACGGAACTCGGCGTCTCACGACGTACGGTGTCGAAGTACGAGGACGGGATGAATGCGAGCGTCGAAGTCGCTGTTCAACTCGAAGATCTGTTCGAGGCACCGCTCACGGATCCGATCGACGTGTTCGATCCCGAGTCGATCCACGACGACGACGATCCCGACGACGCCGAGATCGGTCCCGACGACGAGCAACTCGTCACTGTCCTTACCCGCGTCGGGTTCGACGTCCATCCAACGCGACGGTCGCCGTTCAAGGCGGTCAGCGAAGACGACCGCGAACGGATGAAGATGCTCACAGGACACTCGGCGTTCACACGAACCGCCGAAAAACGCGCGAAAATAATGAGCTCTGTCGGACACGTCACGAAAACGACGTCAGTGTACGTGGTCGAGGACACCAACCGCGAATCGGTCGAAGAAACGGCACTCATCCAACGCGATGAGATCGAGGCCATCGACGACAGCGACTCGCTCCGTGATCTCGTCCGCGAACGGGCGGAGACCGAGTGA